GATGATGGCTTCGAGCGAGTACTTGACCAATGTGAATCAAGTACTCTGGCATGGATTAATGTCTTAAAAAAACAATTGAATGTTTAAGAATAGGTTTATCAATACAATGCAAATTCAAAATCAAGTACAGCTTAAGCCATTCAATACGTTGAGTTTAGATGTAACAGCTTCTCATTATACTAAGATCACTTCTGTTGAAGATATTAAAGAAGCTTTAGATTTTGCTAAAGCGCATGAGCTAAATGTACTTGTATTATCTGGGGGTAGTAATATGTTGCTGCCACAACAGATTAATGCGCTCGTGATTCATCTTGATATTCAAGGTATAGAAGTTTTATCTGAAGATCAGGATTTTGTTCGAGTTAAAGTTGGTGCAGGACAGATTTGGCACGATTTTGTTTTATATAGTACACAGCAGAACTGGTTTGGTTTACAGAATTTAGCCCTTATTCCAGGTTTAGTTGGTGCTTCACCTGTACAGAACATCGGTGCTTATGGTGTTGAAGTCGGTGAATTTATTGAGTCAGTAGAAGTCTATGACCGAAAACTGGAACAGACACAAGCTATTTGGGCCTCTGATTGCCATTTTGCTTATCGCCATAGTATTTTTAAAGATGATCCTGCGCGCTACATCATTACGCATGTCACCTTTAAATTACTCAAACAACCTCATTTAAAACTGAATTATGGTGATTTAAAGCAAGCAGTTGGAGACAATCTAACTGCCGAAAATTTACAAAATCAAGTTATCCATATTCGTCAAAGTAAATTGCCGGATCCCAAAGAATATCCGAATGTTGGAAGTTTCTTTAAAAATCCAATTGTAAATGCTCAAGAATTTGAACGTTTAATCACACAATTTTCAACAATTCCACATTATCCTCAAGCTAACGGTAACGTTAAAATTGCAGCGGGTTGGTTAATTGATCAGGCGGGCTGGAAAGGAAAACAGTTGGGTGTAGTGGGGATGTTCCACAAACAAGCGTTGGTTTTGGTGAATTATGCCAATGCAACTCTTGCTGATGTAAAGAAAACTTATCAGGCTGTACAACATGATGTTGATCAGCGTTTCCATGTTATGTTAGAACCAGAGCCTGTTCTTTATAACAGTTTAGGTTTAATTGAAAATCATACGGAATAGTTTTATGCCAAAAGTACACTTAATGGTACGTTTTGTACAAGTAGTTACTCTGCTATTTGTACTATTGGGCTGTTTCGTTGTTTTTTTATATTCGCCATTTTATTCAAAACTTATTGTAGCTGGGCTTAACTATTTTGTTCCAGTAGATGTAAATGAAGTGGCTGCAGAAAGCCAACGGAAAGCCGCATTAAGTGAACATGATAATTTAGAGCCTGGTTCAAATCTATGGATTGCTCATCAGGCTTATTTAAAGCTGACAGAAGATGCTTTACGTGAAAAAAAGACAGCTGATTTAGGTTATATACAAGAAAACTATAAGGCTTTGCAGCAAATTATTCTTCTACAAGAAAAGGAAGAAGAGCTAGAAGATGAAACGGCAGCTGTCAGTGTTCCTTTGGTTGCTAAAAATTCAGAAATTGATGCTGCTGATGAAGCAAGTGGTCCTATTGATGAGGCGCTTTTTATTAATAGTTCTGAAAATAAAGCTCTGACAGAACAATATACAGAGTTTTTAGCAAGAAAACCTATCGTGCCAGAACACCAAAATGCTGCGAGTGAGCCTGAACAAAAAATTGAGTATGTTCGTAAAAATCCTTTGCCGACGCAGCCTAAAAAGTTATCGGAACCTTATGCAATTGTAGTGTTAGGTGGTGGTTTAACTTTAGATAAAAATGGCAAAGATATAGTAGTTAATAGTTATACACGTTTAAGACTAGAAAAAACCTTAGAAGTTGAAAAGCAAAATCATCTACCTATTGTGCTGAGTGGTGTGGAAGCACCTTATATGCAAGCATGGTTAAAAGTGCGTGGTGTAGATGCAAAACTATTAGAAAATCGTAGTATGAATACCTGTGAAAATACTCGCTTCAGTTCATTATTACTTCAAAAGAAAGGGGGCGCACCTACAGTGATGTTGGTCACAGATGAATACCATATGCCGCGCACGCGTCGCCTATTTGCGTTGAATGGTATAGAGACGATTCCAGTTATTGCTCCAATGCCAACACCGCTTACACGTTGGCAACCGAGTATACAAAACTACGATCATAGTCGTCGTGCAAATTATGAATTACTTGCGACAATTCGTGACATGCTATTTGGTTCAAGTGATTGTCGAGAGGTGCCTTAATGTCTGAGATTCCATTTCTCAATCCTGCCGCATTAAAACAATTAGATTTACCGGTTCCTAACCGTGATCTCACTCCGCAAGTTTTAAGTCCGCTCAATTTAAATACATTAGAAGAGCCTTCTCGTGAACTTTTGGCATATCGTAAATTATATGGTTTGCATTTACTCGACTGTGATCATTGGCAAGGCTATGTTCAAATGCCTTTATTTCGTCTACATGTGCAAGTTTTTAAACCTAAACTAGACAAAATACAAGGAACCGTATGTTTATTGCATGGTTATCTGGAACATAGTGGAATTTATCAGCCAATCATTCGGGAAATCCTTGAGCAGGGCTTTAGTGTGATTACCTATGATTTGCCGGGCCATGGTTTAAGTAACGGTTCACCAGCAAGCATTCAAAATTTTGATCACTATCAGCAAGTTTTAATGGCAGTTTATCAGTATGTAAAACATGCAGATCAATTACCTAAGCCGTGGGTCGGTATAGGGCAGAGTACGGGTGGAGCAATTTGGATGCATCACTTGCTTGAATATGCAGAAAAAAGACAAGATCCGATTGTTGATAGAGTTTTGCTGCTTTCACCTTTAATTCGACCAGCTAAAACAGCATGGTGGCATAATCCGGTAGGGCTAGGCATTATTCGCCGTATTAAACGTCAGGTTCCTCGACATTTTAGACGTAATAACCATAATCCTGAATTTTTACGATTTATTCGTTTAAAAGATCCATTACAGCCACGTATGATGGGCATGGACTGGATTTTGGCAATGTCAAAATGGATGCAGGAAATGGAAGAACGACCACCTTGTCGTATTCCTGTTTGGTTAGCGCAGGGTGCACTCGATCAAACGGTAGACTGGCGTTATAACATTGAGTTCATTCGTCGTAAATTTAGACTTCAAACTTTATTAATGTTGGAAGAAGGCTCCCATCAATTAATTAATGAACGTGCAGATATACGTGCAGCCCTAACTGGTTTAATTCCCGCTTTTTTACATGCAAAGCCTAAATATTTTTACTATTAAAAATAATGCATCTATCTTCTAGTAGGAGATAGATGCGAGGTATTAGATAAAAGCTACTTTATTTTGCATTTTGATAGAGTTGTACAAAGTTTTGATAAACGGATGATTGCTTTTGCGGGGTATACATATTGCGCTCAATGATACCTTTGTCTGTTTTAACTAAAACGTTAATGTTTTTAGCATTTTTAAATTCTTGTAAGAATTGACTTGGAATAATAAAGTACGTGGTCGAGTGCTTAGGAACAAAGCGACTCACATTAGTTTTCTCAGTAGCTTGAGCTGGTTTATAACTAAATTGTTTGCCATCAATGTCAAATACTAATGAATTAATATCATAGAAGTTATAACTACTACTTAAATGAACATCGACACGAACTTGATTTTTCTGTTTTTCATTCCATTTAACCAATAAGCTTGGACAAAGTTCTGTAGGTAAGCAATTGAGCTGTCCAGCTGTTTTTAACTCTGTTGTGGCGGTTTGAGTATTAGATTGATAAGAGGTCGTACTACACGCTGTTGTAAGTAAACAAGCTCCTAATAAAAATAGCGTTTTTTTCATAATTTAATTCCTATAAAAGTGGAGTTAATCGTATTTATCTTCGTAGTCAGCAGTCTTTGATTTTTTAAAGAGTTTTTGGACTTAAAAAAGTAAATGGTTTTGCAATTTTAAAGTCTGAGGTCGCATCACCCGCATAGATATGGCTTTGATCAGGGCCTAAATCAAGTCTACGTGTTTGACCATCTTTAAAATTTATTTTCTTCAAGTCGACCCAAAATATATTTGGAGATAAAGCTGATTCAAAAAAATAAAGCATCTGTTTATGGTCTGCAACAGTTCTCCAGCGAGTCGAAGAAATATTAGGCTCTTCATGTGTATTTAATCCATAGGGAACAGATGCATTGCGTATAACACTAAATACAGATGCTTGAGCTTGTTTCATATCATCGTTTTTTGGAATCGCATTAATATAAAACGAAGCGCGGGCAAAACGATCAGAGGCACGGTTTGTACCAGGAAGCATAACGGTACCACCAATTTGTTTCCAATATTCAGCAAGTGCAAGCTGTTTATCAAATGTAGGAGAGTTGGTCATAACTTGATAACTGCGGCTGTGATGAATCACTTGTTTTCCGCCAATATATTCAATAATTGCGCTATCACCTGTTTTGTCGGAAATAGATAAATGTAGTGTCGTTAGTCTCGTTTCACCCGGAACGCTATCTGTCACGATTGTATAGGGTTCTTTCTCGAGAGCTTTAACAGCTTCATCAACAGTTGCGAAATTATCAAGTACATATTGTGCCCAAGCGGCAATGCTGAGTAGCGGTTTATTAGATTTTTTAACATCGGGATATTGGGACTCGACTAACCATAAGACATTAGCAACTAAGCCAGCCTCGTTCATTCCATCGGTCGTTGAGACTTCATAACCCGTTGCAATAACGCTGCCATATTTAGACGTCCATTTTATTGAGTTGGATCCTGCACTTCCATCACGAGCAATGCCACTCGGTAAAATCCATAAATTTGTACCTGTATCAACCTTCCAGTCCATTGAACGAGCAGTAATAATATGCTGGTTATTACCTAAATATACAGCGCGTGTACATGCGGTTGCATAGCTAGTTAAACCTATTGCAAAAGCCATAAAAGATGGAATAAATGCTTTTTTAAACATGATTGGACACCTTCTTGTTATATCATTTTAAAAATATTTATTTAGTAAATTTAAAAATTTGTACAATATTTATACTTTTATATTATGTGAAAAATAGATTAAATACAAATCAATATCAGTATGTAATTTAAATAAAAATCACACATTAATTTAAAAAATAGAAGGGCATCACAATATAATTGCAATGCCCAGATTATAAAATTAATATGAATTAAAAGTGATTGGCATCAGCCATATTCCACATACGATAATAGAAATTATCATCATCACTA
This window of the Acinetobacter sp. XH1741 genome carries:
- the murB gene encoding UDP-N-acetylmuramate dehydrogenase, whose protein sequence is MQIQNQVQLKPFNTLSLDVTASHYTKITSVEDIKEALDFAKAHELNVLVLSGGSNMLLPQQINALVIHLDIQGIEVLSEDQDFVRVKVGAGQIWHDFVLYSTQQNWFGLQNLALIPGLVGASPVQNIGAYGVEVGEFIESVEVYDRKLEQTQAIWASDCHFAYRHSIFKDDPARYIITHVTFKLLKQPHLKLNYGDLKQAVGDNLTAENLQNQVIHIRQSKLPDPKEYPNVGSFFKNPIVNAQEFERLITQFSTIPHYPQANGNVKIAAGWLIDQAGWKGKQLGVVGMFHKQALVLVNYANATLADVKKTYQAVQHDVDQRFHVMLEPEPVLYNSLGLIENHTE
- a CDS encoding YdcF family protein yields the protein MPKVHLMVRFVQVVTLLFVLLGCFVVFLYSPFYSKLIVAGLNYFVPVDVNEVAAESQRKAALSEHDNLEPGSNLWIAHQAYLKLTEDALREKKTADLGYIQENYKALQQIILLQEKEEELEDETAAVSVPLVAKNSEIDAADEASGPIDEALFINSSENKALTEQYTEFLARKPIVPEHQNAASEPEQKIEYVRKNPLPTQPKKLSEPYAIVVLGGGLTLDKNGKDIVVNSYTRLRLEKTLEVEKQNHLPIVLSGVEAPYMQAWLKVRGVDAKLLENRSMNTCENTRFSSLLLQKKGGAPTVMLVTDEYHMPRTRRLFALNGIETIPVIAPMPTPLTRWQPSIQNYDHSRRANYELLATIRDMLFGSSDCREVP
- a CDS encoding alpha/beta hydrolase codes for the protein MSEIPFLNPAALKQLDLPVPNRDLTPQVLSPLNLNTLEEPSRELLAYRKLYGLHLLDCDHWQGYVQMPLFRLHVQVFKPKLDKIQGTVCLLHGYLEHSGIYQPIIREILEQGFSVITYDLPGHGLSNGSPASIQNFDHYQQVLMAVYQYVKHADQLPKPWVGIGQSTGGAIWMHHLLEYAEKRQDPIVDRVLLLSPLIRPAKTAWWHNPVGLGIIRRIKRQVPRHFRRNNHNPEFLRFIRLKDPLQPRMMGMDWILAMSKWMQEMEERPPCRIPVWLAQGALDQTVDWRYNIEFIRRKFRLQTLLMLEEGSHQLINERADIRAALTGLIPAFLHAKPKYFYY
- a CDS encoding linear amide C-N hydrolase, whose protein sequence is MFKKAFIPSFMAFAIGLTSYATACTRAVYLGNNQHIITARSMDWKVDTGTNLWILPSGIARDGSAGSNSIKWTSKYGSVIATGYEVSTTDGMNEAGLVANVLWLVESQYPDVKKSNKPLLSIAAWAQYVLDNFATVDEAVKALEKEPYTIVTDSVPGETRLTTLHLSISDKTGDSAIIEYIGGKQVIHHSRSYQVMTNSPTFDKQLALAEYWKQIGGTVMLPGTNRASDRFARASFYINAIPKNDDMKQAQASVFSVIRNASVPYGLNTHEEPNISSTRWRTVADHKQMLYFFESALSPNIFWVDLKKINFKDGQTRRLDLGPDQSHIYAGDATSDFKIAKPFTFLSPKTL